One Halobacterium sp. DL1 DNA window includes the following coding sequences:
- a CDS encoding glutamine amidotransferase — protein sequence MTRPRVALLNAAHDSTHTTRNFRRELDAELVEFHAVSEELPEDTDYDGVVVSGSRASVYYDEAWIDPLVDYVADVHDAGVPLLGVCFGHQVIAAALGGDVATMGEYEIGYREVEVTTDDPLFDGVGDSFTVFTTHSDTVAELPPGAQLLAENDYGVHAFRVGDSVGVQFHPEYDTETAERVTRRKSELSDERIDEVLTGIDEENYAASCEAKQLFENFTRDVTGPQAAD from the coding sequence ATGACCCGGCCCCGCGTCGCGTTGCTGAACGCCGCCCACGACTCCACGCACACCACCCGGAACTTCCGCCGGGAGCTCGACGCCGAACTCGTCGAGTTCCACGCCGTCTCGGAGGAGCTCCCCGAGGACACGGACTACGACGGCGTCGTGGTGTCGGGCTCCCGCGCCTCGGTCTACTACGACGAGGCGTGGATCGACCCGCTCGTCGACTACGTGGCTGACGTCCACGACGCCGGCGTCCCCCTGCTGGGCGTCTGCTTCGGCCACCAGGTCATCGCCGCCGCGCTGGGTGGCGACGTGGCGACGATGGGCGAGTACGAGATCGGCTACCGCGAGGTCGAGGTGACCACGGACGACCCGCTGTTCGACGGCGTCGGCGACTCGTTCACCGTCTTCACGACTCACTCTGACACGGTCGCAGAACTCCCGCCCGGCGCGCAGCTGCTCGCGGAGAACGACTACGGCGTCCACGCGTTCCGCGTCGGCGACTCGGTCGGCGTCCAGTTCCACCCGGAGTACGACACCGAGACCGCAGAGAGGGTGACCCGGCGGAAGAGCGAGTTGAGCGACGAGCGCATCGACGAGGTGCTCACGGGCATCGACGAGGAGAACTACGCAGCGTCCTGCGAGGCCAAACAGCTGTTCGAGAACTTCACGCGCGACGTCACCGGCCCGCAGGCGGCCGACTGA
- a CDS encoding phosphohydrolase, with amino-acid sequence MRAIKDSVHDYIEVAGVAEALLDAPAVQRLRHIKQLSTIRLVYPSANHTRFEHSLGVYHLADRALDHLDVTGARADTVRAAALLHDVGHGPYGHQTEGIIQRRLGRHHDEVGELLTGGRVGETLRDHGLDPDRVAATVRGDGKLGQLVAGELDVDRMDYLVRDAHHTGVPYGTIDHGRLLRALTFRDGDLVLAEGNVATAESVLVGRALMNATVYRHHVSRIAGTMLERASERLLDGTDLDPATFARMTDAELLGALRDRDATADAARRIHDRDLFKRAVWTERADVPDDVVAADYHDVREFERDIADAADVPERSVVVDNPGSPSMPESSVRVAVGGDVRPLHEQSPLVRGMQESQRVQWRFGVYAPEEQTAEVAAAAERVLGLGGVGDPTE; translated from the coding sequence ATGCGCGCCATCAAGGACAGCGTCCACGACTACATCGAGGTCGCGGGCGTCGCCGAAGCGCTGCTGGACGCGCCCGCCGTCCAGCGGCTCCGGCACATCAAACAGCTGAGCACGATCCGGCTGGTCTACCCGTCGGCGAACCACACGCGCTTCGAGCACTCCCTGGGCGTCTACCACCTCGCCGACCGCGCGCTCGACCACCTCGACGTCACCGGCGCCCGCGCCGACACGGTGCGCGCCGCCGCGCTCCTCCACGACGTCGGGCACGGGCCGTACGGCCACCAGACGGAGGGCATCATCCAGCGCCGCCTCGGTCGCCACCACGACGAGGTCGGGGAGTTGCTCACCGGGGGCCGGGTCGGCGAGACGCTGCGCGACCACGGCCTCGACCCGGACCGCGTCGCCGCCACGGTGCGCGGCGACGGCAAACTCGGCCAGCTCGTCGCGGGCGAACTCGACGTCGACCGGATGGACTACCTCGTGCGGGACGCCCACCACACCGGCGTCCCCTACGGCACCATCGACCACGGGCGCCTGCTGCGCGCGCTCACGTTCCGCGACGGCGACCTCGTGCTCGCGGAGGGGAACGTCGCCACCGCCGAGAGCGTGCTCGTCGGCCGCGCGCTGATGAACGCCACCGTCTACCGCCACCACGTCTCCCGCATCGCGGGCACGATGCTGGAGCGCGCCAGCGAGCGCTTGCTCGACGGAACCGACCTCGACCCGGCGACGTTCGCGCGGATGACCGACGCCGAGTTGCTGGGCGCGCTCCGCGACCGCGACGCAACCGCGGACGCCGCGCGCCGCATCCACGACCGCGACCTGTTCAAGCGCGCGGTGTGGACCGAGCGCGCCGACGTTCCAGACGACGTGGTCGCGGCGGACTACCACGACGTCCGCGAGTTCGAACGGGACATCGCCGACGCCGCCGACGTCCCCGAGCGGTCCGTCGTCGTCGACAACCCCGGATCGCCGTCGATGCCGGAGTCCTCCGTGCGGGTCGCTGTCGGCGGCGACGTCCGCCCGCTCCACGAGCAGTCGCCGCTCGTCCGTGGGATGCAGGAGTCCCAGCGCGTGCAGTGGCGGTTCGGCGTCTACGCGCCCGAGGAGCAGACCGCCGAGGTCGCGGCGGCCGCCGAGCGGGTACTCGGACTCGGCGGCGTCGGCGACCCGACGGAGTAG
- the alaS gene encoding alanyl-tRNA synthetase (Catalyzes a two-step reaction, first charging an alanyl molecule by linking its carboxyl group to the alpha-phosphate of ATP, followed by transfer of the aminoacyl-adenylate to its tRNA) → MSELESEYRLDYFEEEDFERKECTECGVYFWTRDHDRETCGEPPCEDYQFIDDPGFDESYSLTEMREHILSYFESEGHERIDPYPVAANRWRDDVLLTQASIYDFQPHVTSGASPPPANPLVVSQPCIRMQDIDNVGKTGRHTMAFEMLGHHAFNADPDTDYAYEGEVYWKDQTVEYCEGLLESVGVPLEDVTFIEDPWVGGGNAGPAFEVIYRGLELATLVFMSLEQDPDGEYKMKDGNRYSRMDRRVVDTGYGVERWTWMSQGTPTVYEAVYPEMIEFLKEQAGLDYSEEEEQLVHRAAKLSGNLDIDEVEDVQAARDNIADKLGVETARLSELVEPLEEIYAIADHSRVLAYMFGDGIVPSNVGTGYLARMVLRRTKRLVDSVGADVPLDELVDMAAERLGYQNRDTIRSVVRSELEKYAETLDRGGRKVRQLAEEYAERGEAVPTSELIELYDSHGIQPDMVADIAEDVGAEVETPDNFYSLVAERHDTDGAVAGDDAGDDRLADLPETEALYHDDAYRSEFEAVVLDVFEREVDGETTYDVVLDQTMFYPEGGGQPADHGTLSTDDITADVVDVQKQGDVVLHRTEKNPGKGGFVRGQIDMERRERLMTHHTATHVVGYAARQVLGEHIRQAGAQKGTDSSRLDVQHFERLDRETVKEIERVANDVVRENTSVQREWPHRHEAEEKYGFDLYQGGVPTGENIRLVHVGEDVQACGGTHVARTGEIGTIKILNAERVQDGVERLTFAAGAAAIEHVQSTEDDLLAAAETFDVSPNEVPETAERFFTEWKDRAKTIEDLKEQLAAARASGGADGEEVDVAGTTAVVQRIDSDMGELRATANALVQYGKIAVVGSGADGAQFVVAVPDGVPVNAGDVVGELAGMVGGGGGGPADFAQGGGPDGSKLEAALDAAPDVLREVASA, encoded by the coding sequence ATGAGCGAGCTTGAGTCGGAGTACCGCCTCGACTACTTCGAGGAGGAGGACTTCGAGCGGAAGGAGTGCACGGAGTGTGGCGTGTACTTCTGGACCCGCGACCACGACCGAGAGACCTGCGGCGAACCGCCCTGCGAGGACTACCAGTTCATCGACGACCCCGGCTTCGACGAGTCGTACTCGCTGACGGAGATGCGCGAGCACATCCTCTCGTACTTCGAGTCGGAGGGCCACGAGCGAATCGACCCGTACCCCGTGGCGGCCAACCGGTGGCGCGACGACGTGCTGCTCACGCAGGCGTCCATCTACGACTTCCAGCCCCACGTCACCTCGGGGGCGTCGCCGCCACCCGCGAACCCGCTGGTCGTCTCCCAGCCCTGCATCCGGATGCAGGACATCGACAACGTCGGGAAGACGGGGCGGCACACGATGGCCTTCGAGATGCTCGGCCACCACGCGTTCAACGCCGACCCGGACACCGACTACGCCTACGAGGGCGAGGTGTACTGGAAGGACCAGACCGTCGAGTACTGCGAGGGACTCCTCGAATCGGTCGGCGTCCCCCTCGAGGACGTGACGTTCATCGAGGACCCGTGGGTCGGCGGCGGCAACGCCGGGCCCGCCTTCGAGGTCATCTACCGCGGCCTGGAGCTGGCGACGCTCGTCTTCATGTCCCTCGAACAGGACCCCGATGGGGAGTACAAGATGAAGGACGGGAACCGCTACTCGCGGATGGACCGCCGGGTCGTCGACACCGGCTACGGCGTCGAGCGCTGGACGTGGATGAGTCAGGGGACGCCGACCGTCTACGAGGCGGTCTACCCCGAGATGATCGAGTTCCTCAAGGAGCAGGCCGGGCTCGACTACTCCGAGGAGGAGGAGCAGCTCGTCCACCGCGCGGCGAAGCTCTCGGGGAACCTCGACATCGACGAGGTCGAGGACGTGCAGGCGGCCCGCGACAACATCGCCGACAAACTCGGCGTGGAGACGGCCCGCCTCAGCGAACTCGTCGAACCGCTCGAGGAGATCTACGCCATCGCGGACCACTCCCGAGTGCTCGCGTACATGTTCGGCGATGGCATCGTCCCCTCGAACGTCGGTACGGGCTACCTCGCGCGGATGGTGCTGCGGCGCACCAAGCGCCTCGTCGACAGCGTCGGCGCGGACGTCCCGCTCGACGAACTCGTCGACATGGCGGCCGAGCGACTCGGCTACCAGAACCGCGACACCATCCGGAGCGTCGTGCGCAGCGAACTCGAGAAGTACGCCGAGACGCTCGACCGGGGTGGCCGGAAGGTGCGCCAGCTGGCCGAGGAGTACGCCGAGCGCGGCGAAGCCGTCCCGACGTCGGAGCTGATCGAGCTGTACGACTCCCACGGCATCCAGCCCGACATGGTCGCGGACATCGCCGAGGACGTCGGCGCCGAGGTGGAGACGCCGGACAACTTCTACTCGCTGGTCGCCGAGCGCCACGACACCGACGGCGCCGTCGCGGGCGACGACGCGGGCGACGACCGCCTCGCCGACCTCCCGGAGACGGAGGCGCTCTACCACGACGACGCCTACCGCTCGGAGTTCGAGGCGGTCGTCCTCGACGTGTTCGAGCGAGAGGTCGACGGCGAGACCACCTACGACGTCGTGCTCGACCAGACGATGTTCTACCCGGAGGGCGGCGGCCAGCCGGCCGACCACGGCACGCTGTCGACGGACGACATCACGGCCGACGTGGTGGACGTCCAGAAGCAGGGCGACGTCGTCCTCCATCGGACGGAGAAGAATCCGGGGAAGGGCGGGTTCGTGCGCGGCCAGATCGACATGGAGCGCCGCGAGCGCCTGATGACCCACCACACCGCGACCCACGTCGTCGGCTACGCGGCCCGGCAGGTGCTCGGCGAGCACATCCGGCAGGCCGGCGCCCAGAAGGGGACGGACAGCTCCCGCCTCGACGTCCAGCACTTCGAGCGCCTCGACCGGGAGACGGTGAAGGAGATCGAGCGCGTCGCCAACGATGTCGTCCGCGAGAACACGTCCGTCCAGCGCGAGTGGCCCCACCGCCACGAGGCCGAAGAGAAGTACGGCTTCGACCTCTACCAGGGCGGCGTGCCGACGGGGGAGAACATCCGCCTCGTCCACGTCGGTGAGGACGTCCAGGCCTGCGGTGGCACGCACGTGGCCCGCACCGGCGAAATCGGGACCATCAAGATTCTGAACGCCGAGCGCGTCCAGGACGGCGTCGAGCGCCTGACGTTCGCCGCGGGCGCGGCTGCCATCGAGCACGTCCAGTCGACGGAGGACGACCTGCTCGCGGCCGCCGAGACGTTCGACGTCTCCCCCAACGAGGTGCCCGAGACTGCCGAGCGGTTCTTCACGGAGTGGAAGGACCGCGCGAAGACCATCGAGGACCTGAAAGAGCAGCTCGCGGCGGCCCGCGCCTCTGGCGGCGCCGACGGCGAGGAGGTCGACGTCGCGGGGACGACGGCGGTCGTCCAGCGCATCGACTCGGACATGGGCGAACTGCGCGCGACGGCGAACGCGCTCGTCCAGTACGGCAAGATAGCGGTCGTCGGCTCCGGCGCGGACGGCGCGCAGTTCGTCGTCGCGGTGCCGGACGGCGTGCCCGTGAACGCGGGCGACGTCGTCGGCGAACTCGCCGGGATGGTCGGCGGTGGCGGTGGCGGCCCCGCGGACTTCGCGCAGGGCGGCGGCCCCGACGGCTCGAAACTCGAGGCGGCGCTGGACGCGGCGCCCGACGTGCTGCGCGAAGTCGCGAGCGCCTGA